In Alkalihalobacillus sp. TS-13, the following are encoded in one genomic region:
- a CDS encoding VCBS repeat-containing protein — protein MKKTILAFTIVILLLEVYFLMVFNSKPQVIDTLVIYEKDSDEHIDAYQHLRQTLVANTNVETMPISVLNSVDLTNYEVIYLDPSIIGSKYFDHSKAPIEHFVKEGGYLFLENEFYKEFPKDFIGARDFQKIKRFPNKLKYPAGDRNVSGIQKLVEQFNQDMAFESTKEFEGLDLGVGLIPSTAQSIVSNGELSLYSLNEHGDGTVFFASELLPNDHYVTRYDFQKQYKDQEDFHYTFTAGNFLFRNEYITFVAKDMYGYAVSKVLGTHGRPGVAIQHTLKENSGLSEQKLDTFLAKIEKEKLIPSLSLPKFSYSPDTWKESISYFSNTGSENQLSFNNKAEKMKIAADRDSDLQTYPDKLPLDGEVKLPYHAYIDIKDMNEDGVQDLIAGSSNGKIYFYEGSLEKEEWILHPKGPLKLETGQPIDLGDYASPRLVDYNQDGNIDIISGNRNGKIVVLLRNEDNEYALPEEIIDVKKDYKYIMPEIGDIDADGIDDLIYGTESGDVYFHTGEEAEDEKDDNNDVKNASLHFSEVGHKLTSNEGNIRVKNFAAPKLLNYDNNDQPDLLIGSGSGFIKRFELNKGQFIDRGYMLSSKINPFGDNRLWNGKNSVPVMTDVDGDQTFDLIVGLLAYGDEHSIDSPNYPYKDTLSALADKAKQNKIRIYPHLYLNTSKDNEAYLKDLGGLKEAFQTYNFDWKPSGITFTIDPFRLSEKYDVSEVPNLKDIWWYEKMDVTNEGKTNLWTFPFTKMNEKTIDDKVYHEPHTGRESTLSKFDLPFINEIKNIDELDHLSNFKNFVTGTDYNVMTTEQLYKSILATHQTTSTLNYNPIEKVTSDFQNLIRRKLHHTVYINEDDQDTNHELINPYEHSIGYKVEMGEKYKGFVFSTDAPVYTNIGSTLYFSGKDNIKLKLKTQYENEPHIMQSNVPIRIDQQNNSVTINFLETGMQQIKIFAPDGIKMTSKEWDVQQNGSTYILTRYGEETSLNYSYK, from the coding sequence ATGAAAAAAACAATCCTTGCTTTTACTATCGTCATCTTATTGTTGGAAGTTTACTTTTTAATGGTTTTTAATTCTAAACCTCAAGTAATTGATACGCTTGTAATTTATGAGAAAGATTCAGATGAGCACATCGATGCTTATCAACATTTGAGACAAACCCTGGTAGCAAATACAAATGTCGAAACAATGCCAATCAGCGTGTTAAATTCTGTTGATCTTACAAACTATGAAGTCATTTATTTGGATCCAAGTATCATAGGAAGTAAGTATTTTGACCATAGCAAGGCACCGATCGAGCATTTCGTTAAAGAAGGCGGATATCTATTTCTTGAAAATGAATTTTACAAAGAATTTCCGAAAGACTTTATTGGTGCTCGGGATTTCCAAAAAATAAAACGATTTCCAAATAAACTTAAATATCCTGCTGGTGACCGTAATGTCAGCGGAATTCAAAAGTTAGTCGAACAATTCAATCAGGATATGGCTTTTGAATCTACGAAGGAATTTGAAGGCTTGGACCTGGGAGTTGGTCTCATCCCCTCCACCGCCCAATCGATCGTATCCAATGGTGAGTTATCTTTGTATTCATTGAATGAGCACGGAGATGGAACTGTATTTTTTGCAAGTGAACTATTGCCTAACGATCATTACGTAACAAGATATGATTTCCAAAAACAATACAAAGATCAAGAAGACTTTCATTATACCTTTACAGCTGGTAACTTCTTGTTTCGAAATGAGTATATTACTTTTGTGGCAAAAGACATGTATGGTTATGCTGTTTCAAAAGTACTTGGAACTCATGGACGTCCTGGGGTAGCCATACAACATACATTGAAGGAAAACAGCGGTCTTTCAGAACAAAAGCTGGATACATTTCTAGCAAAAATTGAAAAAGAAAAGTTGATCCCTTCCCTCTCACTTCCCAAATTCTCATATTCACCAGATACTTGGAAGGAGAGTATATCTTATTTCTCCAATACTGGTAGTGAAAATCAGCTTTCATTTAATAATAAGGCAGAAAAAATGAAGATAGCAGCAGATAGAGATTCTGATTTACAGACATACCCTGACAAACTACCACTGGATGGAGAAGTCAAACTCCCATACCATGCTTATATCGACATCAAAGATATGAATGAAGATGGGGTTCAAGATCTTATCGCAGGGAGTTCGAATGGAAAGATTTATTTTTACGAAGGGTCATTAGAGAAAGAAGAATGGATTTTGCACCCAAAAGGCCCATTAAAACTTGAGACAGGACAACCAATTGATCTTGGTGATTATGCAAGTCCCCGCTTAGTTGACTACAATCAGGATGGGAACATCGATATCATTTCTGGAAATCGAAACGGAAAAATAGTCGTATTACTAAGAAATGAAGATAATGAATATGCGTTACCAGAGGAAATCATCGACGTCAAAAAGGACTATAAATACATTATGCCCGAAATTGGTGATATTGATGCAGACGGTATCGACGATCTGATCTATGGAACAGAATCTGGGGATGTCTATTTCCATACTGGGGAAGAAGCTGAAGATGAAAAAGACGACAATAATGACGTAAAAAACGCATCTCTCCACTTTTCTGAGGTAGGGCATAAACTAACAAGCAATGAGGGGAATATCAGAGTTAAAAATTTTGCTGCACCCAAACTTCTAAACTATGACAACAATGACCAACCTGATCTGCTGATCGGTTCTGGCAGTGGGTTTATAAAACGTTTTGAATTGAATAAGGGTCAATTCATTGATAGAGGTTATATGTTATCTTCAAAAATAAATCCGTTTGGTGATAACAGGTTATGGAATGGAAAAAATTCCGTGCCCGTCATGACTGATGTAGATGGTGATCAGACCTTTGACTTGATTGTTGGACTGCTCGCTTATGGGGACGAACATTCGATTGATTCGCCAAATTACCCCTATAAAGACACACTTTCAGCTCTAGCAGATAAAGCAAAGCAAAACAAAATACGAATTTACCCTCATCTGTACTTGAATACATCGAAGGATAATGAAGCGTATCTAAAAGATTTAGGAGGGTTAAAAGAAGCATTTCAAACATATAACTTCGACTGGAAACCAAGTGGAATTACATTCACAATAGATCCATTCCGTTTGAGTGAAAAGTATGATGTTTCAGAAGTTCCAAACCTTAAGGATATTTGGTGGTATGAGAAAATGGATGTTACGAATGAGGGAAAAACCAACTTATGGACTTTTCCTTTCACAAAAATGAATGAGAAAACGATAGACGATAAAGTCTATCATGAACCACATACCGGCAGGGAAAGTACATTATCAAAATTTGACTTGCCTTTCATAAATGAAATCAAAAATATTGATGAACTTGATCATTTAAGTAATTTCAAAAATTTCGTAACTGGTACGGATTATAATGTTATGACTACAGAACAGCTTTATAAAAGCATTCTAGCAACCCATCAGACGACCAGTACACTAAACTACAACCCTATTGAAAAAGTCACCTCAGATTTTCAGAACTTGATTAGGAGAAAATTACATCATACGGTTTATATTAATGAAGACGATCAAGATACGAATCATGAGTTGATCAATCCATATGAGCACTCGATAGGCTATAAGGTTGAAATGGGTGAAAAATATAAAGGATTTGTATTCAGCACCGACGCCCCTGTTTATACGAATATTGGCTCTACATTATATTTTTCTGGTAAAGATAACATCAAATTGAAATTGAAAACACAATACGAAAATGAGCCTCACATCATGCAAAGTAATGTACCTATCAGAATCGATCAGCAAAATAATAGTGTTACCATTAATTTCTTGGAAACAGGAATGCAGCAAATAAAAATATTTGCGCCAGATGGAATAAAAATGACAAGTAAAGAATGGGATGTGCAACAAAACGGAAGTACTTATATCTTAACCAGATATGGTGAAGAGACATCACTTAACTATTCATACAAATAA
- a CDS encoding N-acetylmuramoyl-L-alanine amidase, which yields MKKLVSLALSLLVFVALLGGAEGEVSAKTNFSDIPSNHPYADQIYYLVNKGIINGYPDNTYRPNDKVTRREAAKMIGSAFNLNGTKRKTVFSDVKNTDYASGYIQSAYEAGYITGYGDGTYRPGGQMTRGEMSYLISKAFSFTASKKYYFVDVNPFSHQYDPINKIANNGVTIGYNDNTYQPKRDMTRAEFALFVARSLEPSFRVTKSQMSPETRIIKADWLNVRKGPDTSYSSVGLMKYGTTVSRYFVDGDWAYVKGSGLEGYVHTAYLGSPTSISGKIITVDPGHGDTDPGASANGLVEKEVVLAVSKKLRTYLEQAGAKVVMTREGDTYPSLSRRVEIAETSKSDSFISVHANNFHNDAAHGTETYFNKYAPKAKESEKLATYIQNRLYKAIDTSNRGVKHGDFHVIRENSITAVLVELGFLSNPSDAKKLASDSYRDKAAKAIYLGVMDYYESK from the coding sequence ATGAAAAAACTTGTAAGTCTAGCGTTGTCTCTCTTAGTCTTTGTTGCATTACTTGGAGGGGCGGAAGGGGAAGTCTCTGCAAAAACGAATTTCAGTGATATTCCTTCCAATCATCCATATGCCGATCAAATCTATTATTTGGTCAATAAAGGAATCATCAATGGTTATCCTGATAATACATATCGACCGAATGACAAGGTAACCAGAAGAGAAGCAGCAAAAATGATCGGTTCAGCTTTCAATCTTAACGGAACGAAACGTAAAACAGTCTTTTCAGATGTCAAAAACACAGATTATGCTTCTGGCTACATCCAATCAGCATATGAAGCTGGTTATATCACAGGATATGGTGATGGTACATATCGTCCAGGCGGACAAATGACACGCGGGGAAATGTCATATTTAATTTCCAAAGCCTTCAGTTTTACAGCTTCAAAAAAGTATTATTTTGTAGATGTCAATCCATTTAGTCATCAGTACGATCCAATCAACAAAATCGCAAACAATGGGGTGACGATTGGATATAATGATAATACATACCAACCGAAACGTGATATGACACGTGCTGAATTCGCATTGTTCGTTGCTCGCTCTTTGGAACCTTCTTTCCGTGTCACGAAATCACAAATGAGCCCGGAAACACGCATCATAAAGGCTGATTGGCTCAATGTAAGAAAAGGTCCAGATACTTCTTATAGTTCTGTAGGATTAATGAAATACGGAACAACGGTTTCTCGTTATTTCGTTGATGGTGATTGGGCTTATGTGAAAGGGAGTGGATTAGAAGGGTATGTCCACACAGCTTATCTAGGATCTCCGACATCAATAAGCGGTAAGATCATCACTGTAGATCCTGGGCATGGCGATACTGATCCAGGTGCTTCCGCAAATGGATTGGTGGAAAAAGAAGTGGTGCTTGCTGTCAGTAAAAAATTAAGAACCTATCTAGAACAAGCTGGGGCAAAGGTTGTCATGACACGAGAAGGTGATACATATCCTTCATTAAGCAGACGGGTGGAAATTGCGGAAACTAGTAAATCTGATAGTTTCATCAGTGTTCACGCAAATAATTTCCATAATGATGCTGCACATGGTACAGAAACGTATTTTAATAAATACGCCCCTAAAGCTAAAGAAAGTGAAAAGCTTGCAACCTATATCCAAAATCGTCTTTATAAAGCAATCGATACATCGAATCGTGGCGTAAAGCATGGGGACTTCCATGTAATACGTGAAAATTCAATCACTGCTGTTCTCGTCGAACTCGGTTTTCTCTCTAATCCTTCTGATGCGAAGAAACTTGCTTCAGACAGTTATCGTGATAAAGCCGCAAAAGCCATTTATCTTGGTGTAATGGATTATTATGAAAGTAAATAG
- a CDS encoding polysaccharide deacetylase family protein → MEYMGDCNVGDFFKWSVLTGSIFAVLLMMVSFDSPRENNSLEASANMHLINDTEIPILMYHHFTEIESETSSTTVTVERFEEHMSALKDAGYNTITDDQLYRFLHFDEALPEKPIMITMDDGYESNYIHAYPILKELGMNATIYLVVNDQEKTPGTIPHLTWEQTKEMYKAGVMDIQSHTFDSHYYIESETDEGPALITIGKNEDKEVYLERIRKDLTQSKKIIESQLQKEVVTITYPYGATNEDVINIAKETGYKLGITVQIGTNNSESSPFKLKRLNVINQYDGGTLLNKIEGLE, encoded by the coding sequence ATGGAATATATGGGGGATTGTAATGTAGGGGATTTTTTTAAATGGTCTGTTTTGACCGGTTCTATTTTCGCTGTTCTTTTAATGATGGTAAGTTTTGATTCACCAAGAGAGAATAATAGTTTAGAAGCTTCCGCGAATATGCATCTGATTAATGATACTGAAATTCCAATTCTGATGTATCATCATTTCACTGAAATTGAAAGTGAAACAAGTAGTACCACAGTAACTGTTGAACGTTTCGAAGAACACATGTCTGCTTTAAAGGATGCGGGTTATAATACGATTACGGATGATCAGCTCTATCGTTTTTTACATTTTGATGAAGCACTACCCGAAAAGCCTATTATGATCACAATGGATGATGGGTATGAAAGTAATTACATACATGCTTATCCGATATTGAAAGAATTAGGGATGAACGCTACCATATATCTAGTTGTCAACGATCAAGAGAAAACACCAGGTACAATACCACATCTCACCTGGGAACAAACGAAAGAAATGTATAAAGCTGGTGTAATGGATATCCAAAGCCATACGTTTGATTCGCATTATTATATAGAATCGGAAACAGATGAAGGTCCTGCATTAATTACAATAGGAAAAAATGAAGATAAAGAGGTTTATCTAGAAAGGATTCGTAAAGATTTAACACAATCGAAAAAGATTATTGAATCCCAACTGCAAAAAGAGGTCGTAACAATAACTTATCCTTATGGAGCTACCAATGAAGATGTAATCAACATTGCAAAAGAGACAGGCTATAAGCTCGGAATCACAGTACAAATAGGCACTAACAATAGTGAATCCTCGCCATTTAAACTTAAGCGGCTGAATGTCATTAATCAATATGATGGAGGAACTCTTTTAAATAAAATTGAAGGATTAGAATAA
- a CDS encoding S-layer homology domain-containing protein, with amino-acid sequence MKKLLASIFAVTLLFSSFSIAMANGELDAYYADDLEDHWAMNIMYQLIDADIIKGYVDSDGVMTARPNKDITRAEVVALLVRSLDLTSEGKGANFSDVPTDKWFYDPIQTASALGIVNGVSQTTFAPNQDISRQELATMVVRAFEYVQSIDFTYGESVDFIDSDTFSSWAVPSIDKASAVGIIEGYNGKFYPKGTATRAETSSMLLNALNREGTNLPSDDILENVVLSNENEIYAAYQSEDYQSAYPVIDRYTLGFHNALLNASNDQLIEFVGDGYSYAFEQIGTPNTKVVGKNTRFAIVELTGLSYEITTTYNGESESVPDDTTEGNYFLRKVDGEWKIYGVNPFVYTNQAFKKQATIYSPVK; translated from the coding sequence ATGAAAAAGCTTTTAGCAAGTATTTTTGCAGTAACACTGTTGTTCAGTAGTTTTTCAATTGCAATGGCCAACGGGGAGTTGGATGCGTATTATGCAGACGACTTAGAAGATCATTGGGCAATGAATATCATGTATCAACTTATTGATGCGGATATTATCAAAGGTTACGTTGATTCAGATGGAGTCATGACTGCACGTCCAAACAAAGACATCACACGTGCAGAAGTAGTTGCGCTCCTTGTCAGGTCATTGGATCTGACTAGTGAAGGGAAAGGTGCAAATTTTTCTGATGTTCCAACTGACAAATGGTTCTATGATCCGATTCAAACCGCCAGTGCTTTAGGAATCGTAAATGGAGTGTCCCAAACAACGTTCGCTCCAAACCAGGACATTTCTCGCCAAGAATTAGCAACAATGGTCGTACGGGCGTTCGAATATGTACAATCCATCGATTTTACATACGGGGAATCAGTTGATTTCATTGATTCAGATACGTTTTCTTCTTGGGCCGTACCATCTATTGATAAAGCTAGTGCAGTTGGGATCATCGAAGGGTATAATGGAAAGTTTTATCCTAAAGGTACGGCAACACGTGCAGAAACCTCATCCATGCTTTTAAATGCGTTAAATAGAGAGGGAACAAATCTTCCATCAGATGATATCTTGGAAAATGTCGTATTATCTAATGAAAATGAAATATACGCGGCTTACCAGTCAGAAGATTACCAGTCGGCATATCCGGTCATCGATCGATACACTCTTGGCTTCCATAATGCTCTATTAAATGCTAGCAATGACCAATTAATCGAGTTTGTAGGTGATGGCTACAGCTATGCCTTTGAACAGATAGGAACTCCAAATACAAAGGTAGTCGGAAAGAATACTAGATTCGCAATTGTAGAGTTGACAGGGCTCAGCTATGAAATTACAACCACATACAATGGAGAGTCTGAAAGCGTACCCGATGATACGACCGAAGGAAACTACTTCTTGCGTAAAGTGGATGGAGAATGGAAAATATATGGGGTAAATCCGTTCGTCTATACGAATCAAGCTTTTAAAAAACAAGCAACGATTTATTCGCCAGTAAAATAA